In the genome of Isoalcanivorax indicus, one region contains:
- the rpsO gene encoding 30S ribosomal protein S15: MSLTAEQKAQILKEYGQKDGDTGSPEVQVALLTANINGLQDHFKSHKKDHHGRRGLIRMVNQRRKLLDYLAKKDLTRYAQLIERLGLRR; encoded by the coding sequence ATGTCACTGACTGCTGAGCAGAAAGCCCAGATCCTGAAAGAGTATGGCCAGAAAGACGGCGATACCGGCTCCCCTGAAGTCCAGGTTGCCCTGCTGACCGCCAACATCAACGGCCTGCAGGACCACTTCAAGAGCCACAAGAAAGATCACCATGGCCGCCGCGGCCTGATCCGCATGGTAAACCAGCGCCGCAAGCTGCTGGACTACCTGGCGAAGAAGGATCTGACGCGCTACGCGCAACTGATCGAGCGCCTGGGCCTGCGTCGCTAA